Proteins found in one Bacillus subtilis subsp. subtilis str. 168 genomic segment:
- the proI gene encoding pyrroline-5-carboxylate reductase (NADP-dependent, weak activity) (Evidence 1a: Function from experimental evidences in the studied strain; PubMedId: 11418582, 21233158, 28752945, 28824574; Product type e: enzyme) translates to MKKIGFVGAGSMAEAMINGILQSGITKPEHIYITNRSNDERLIELKETYSVRPCRDKNEFFTHTDIIILAFKPKDAAESIDSIRPYIKDQLVISVLAGLTIETIQHYFGRKLAVIRVMPNTSAAIRKSATGFSVSTEASKNDIIAAKALLETIGDATLVEERHLDAVTAIAGSGPAYVYRYIEAMEKAAQKVGLDKETAKALILQTMAGATDMLLQSGKQPEKLRKEITSPGGTTEAGLRALQDSRFEEAIIHCIEETAKRSAEIKEQFAGAALERHS, encoded by the coding sequence ATGAAAAAGATAGGATTTGTCGGCGCCGGGTCAATGGCAGAAGCAATGATCAACGGCATTTTGCAAAGCGGCATCACAAAACCAGAACATATCTATATTACAAATCGCTCAAATGACGAGCGTCTGATTGAATTAAAGGAAACGTACAGCGTGCGTCCATGCAGAGATAAAAATGAGTTTTTCACTCACACCGATATCATTATCCTCGCTTTCAAACCGAAAGACGCGGCGGAAAGCATCGACAGCATCCGGCCGTATATCAAGGACCAGCTTGTCATTTCAGTACTTGCAGGCCTTACCATCGAAACCATTCAGCATTATTTTGGCAGAAAGCTCGCGGTCATTCGCGTCATGCCTAATACATCAGCGGCAATCAGAAAATCAGCAACCGGATTTTCCGTAAGCACGGAAGCAAGCAAGAATGATATTATTGCCGCAAAAGCTCTATTGGAAACAATCGGTGATGCAACACTGGTTGAGGAGCGGCATCTTGACGCTGTCACTGCAATCGCAGGCAGCGGCCCGGCCTATGTGTATCGTTATATTGAGGCGATGGAAAAAGCAGCACAAAAAGTAGGATTAGATAAAGAAACGGCAAAAGCACTCATTTTGCAGACAATGGCAGGGGCAACAGATATGCTCCTCCAAAGCGGCAAACAGCCGGAAAAGCTGCGTAAAGAAATCACCAGTCCTGGGGGCACTACAGAGGCAGGTCTTCGCGCTTTACAGGACTCCCGCTTTGAAGAAGCAATTATTCACTGTATTGAAGAAACAGCTAAACGGAGCGCAGAAATCAAAGAACAGTTTGCCGGTGCCGCCTTAGAGAGACATTCTTAG
- the yqjN gene encoding putative N-deacylase (Evidence 3: Putative function from multiple computational evidences; Product type e: enzyme) translates to MNWQTKDELLALLTSLVQYESITGSKGEVALAEYLYFILKDKPYFQKHPDDVTLHPMDDGRSFLTALVKKKNVKKTVLLLSHFDVVDIEDYGEFKHMACKPAELLSSFLEKKELLPERVRRDAESGDWLFGRGTMDMKAGLCIQLSMLERAMNGHFEGNLLLITVPDEEVNSRGMIEAVPALKEMEKKHDITLTACLNAEPMFEKFPGDQQQYFYTGSIGKVLAGFFCKGIETHVGEPFSGLNANLMVSEINRLLELNADYCEKVDGEVTPPPVNLMQKDLKEAYSVQTPHTAVTLFNVLSMKRSASELHQMLLKTAEQAAEEIMSNVRKKTQDFQQFEPFQPIERDVTVLTFDELVSRAKKRAGISETERALNYAFANRGELGDRDFSTKIVSELASLCKEDAPLIVLFYSPPLYPAVSSKDDQLIRNTADQIKHYAAERYGIALREVQYFPGLSDLSYLQLEKQEVDAYTSNMPLFNRGYSLPSGKNQALYVPVLNVGPAGKDPHKWTERLYMPYSFEVLPDLLSFTISALLKQSESAGQLLREK, encoded by the coding sequence ATGAATTGGCAGACGAAGGACGAATTGCTGGCACTTTTAACTTCTCTTGTGCAATACGAAAGCATCACCGGTTCAAAGGGCGAGGTAGCGCTTGCAGAGTATCTTTATTTTATTTTGAAGGACAAGCCCTATTTTCAAAAGCACCCTGATGATGTAACACTTCATCCGATGGACGATGGCAGATCTTTTCTTACGGCTCTAGTCAAAAAGAAGAATGTCAAAAAGACAGTGCTTCTGCTGAGTCATTTTGATGTCGTTGACATAGAAGATTACGGCGAATTTAAACATATGGCTTGCAAGCCTGCTGAGCTTTTGAGCTCCTTTTTAGAGAAAAAAGAGCTGCTCCCGGAACGTGTGAGAAGAGATGCCGAAAGCGGAGACTGGCTGTTCGGAAGAGGGACGATGGATATGAAAGCGGGGCTTTGTATTCAACTGTCGATGCTGGAGAGGGCAATGAACGGGCATTTTGAGGGCAATCTGCTGTTGATAACGGTTCCGGACGAGGAAGTGAATTCAAGAGGCATGATTGAAGCGGTTCCTGCATTGAAGGAGATGGAGAAAAAGCATGATATCACATTAACCGCTTGCCTGAATGCCGAACCGATGTTTGAAAAATTTCCCGGCGATCAGCAGCAATATTTTTATACAGGAAGCATTGGCAAGGTGCTTGCGGGTTTTTTCTGCAAGGGGATTGAGACACATGTTGGAGAGCCGTTTTCAGGTCTAAACGCAAATTTAATGGTATCTGAGATTAACCGTTTGCTTGAACTGAATGCTGATTATTGCGAAAAGGTTGATGGCGAGGTCACTCCGCCGCCGGTAAACTTAATGCAAAAGGACTTGAAAGAGGCATATTCAGTCCAGACACCGCATACAGCCGTCACATTATTTAATGTGCTGTCAATGAAACGCTCAGCTAGTGAGCTGCATCAGATGCTGCTTAAAACAGCAGAACAGGCGGCGGAGGAAATCATGTCGAACGTTCGGAAGAAAACACAGGATTTTCAACAATTTGAGCCATTTCAGCCGATTGAGCGGGACGTCACTGTTTTGACATTTGATGAGCTGGTCTCGCGTGCAAAAAAGCGTGCGGGGATCTCGGAAACAGAGCGGGCTCTAAATTATGCCTTTGCTAACAGGGGGGAGCTTGGAGACAGGGATTTTTCGACGAAAATTGTTTCTGAGCTTGCTTCGCTTTGTAAGGAGGATGCGCCGCTCATCGTTCTGTTTTATAGTCCGCCGCTTTATCCAGCTGTTTCTTCAAAGGATGATCAATTGATCAGAAATACAGCAGATCAGATAAAGCATTATGCGGCTGAGCGATACGGCATTGCATTACGGGAGGTTCAGTACTTCCCCGGACTTTCGGACTTGAGTTATCTTCAGCTGGAAAAACAGGAGGTTGATGCATACACAAGCAATATGCCGCTCTTTAACAGAGGGTATTCATTGCCAAGCGGTAAAAATCAGGCTTTATATGTCCCAGTTTTAAATGTCGGTCCGGCTGGTAAAGACCCGCATAAATGGACGGAAAGATTGTATATGCCTTATTCCTTTGAAGTGCTTCCCGATTTGCTTTCATTTACGATCTCCGCGCTATTAAAGCAATCAGAATCTGCCGGCCAGCTGCTGCGGGAAAAATAA
- the yqjL gene encoding putative hydrolase (Evidence 3: Putative function from multiple computational evidences; PubMedId: 15838020, 22720735; Product type e: enzyme) yields MKSAWMEKTYTIDGCAFHTQHRKGSSGVTIVFEAGYGTSSETWKPLMADIDDEFGIFTYDRAGIGKSGQSRAKRTADQQVKELESLLKAADVKPPYLAVSHSYGAVITGLWACKNKHDIIGMVLLDPALGDCASFTFIPEEMHKSHTRKMMLEGTHAEFSKSLQELKKRQVHLGNMPLLVLSSGERTEKFAAEQEWQNLHSSILSLSNQSGWIQAKNSSHNIHHDEPHIVHLAIYDVWCAACQQAAPLYQAVN; encoded by the coding sequence ATGAAATCAGCTTGGATGGAAAAGACATATACAATTGACGGATGTGCGTTTCATACACAGCACCGGAAAGGATCAAGCGGTGTAACGATTGTCTTTGAGGCCGGCTATGGTACTTCTTCTGAGACGTGGAAACCATTAATGGCGGACATTGATGATGAATTTGGCATTTTCACATATGATCGGGCAGGCATAGGAAAAAGCGGGCAAAGCAGAGCTAAACGAACAGCTGATCAACAAGTGAAAGAATTGGAGAGTTTGCTTAAAGCAGCTGATGTAAAACCTCCTTATTTGGCTGTTTCACACTCATACGGAGCTGTCATCACCGGTTTATGGGCCTGCAAAAACAAGCATGATATTATCGGCATGGTCCTTCTTGACCCAGCTTTAGGCGATTGCGCCAGCTTTACCTTTATACCCGAAGAAATGCACAAATCACATACGAGAAAGATGATGCTTGAGGGCACACATGCAGAGTTTTCAAAAAGTCTGCAGGAGCTCAAAAAGCGGCAAGTCCACTTAGGAAACATGCCTCTTCTTGTGTTGTCATCAGGAGAACGGACTGAGAAATTCGCTGCTGAACAGGAGTGGCAAAACTTGCACAGCAGCATATTGTCTCTATCTAACCAAAGCGGCTGGATTCAAGCTAAAAACAGCTCCCACAACATCCATCATGATGAACCTCATATCGTTCACTTGGCTATTTATGACGTATGGTGCGCAGCGTGCCAGCAGGCCGCTCCTCTTTACCAGGCAGTCAATTAA
- the mifM gene encoding regulator of OxaAB translation (Evidence 1a: Function from experimental evidences in the studied strain; PubMedId: 19779460, 21383133, 22720735, 25313395, 25903689; Product type r: regulator): protein MTMFVESINDVLFLVDFFTIILPALTAIGIAFLLRECRAGEQWKSKRTDEHQTVFHINRTDFLIIIYHRITTWIRKVFRMNSPVNDEEDAGSLLL, encoded by the coding sequence ATGACAATGTTTGTGGAATCGATAAATGACGTTTTATTCTTAGTCGATTTTTTCACAATTATTCTTCCTGCTCTAACGGCAATCGGGATTGCATTCCTCTTACGGGAGTGCCGTGCGGGCGAGCAATGGAAATCAAAACGAACAGATGAACATCAGACGGTCTTTCACATTAACCGAACAGACTTTCTTATTATTATATATCATCGCATTACAACTTGGATACGTAAAGTCTTCCGCATGAATTCGCCTGTGAACGATGAGGAAGACGCCGGTTCTCTTCTTTTATAA
- the polYA gene encoding DNA-damage lesion bypass DNA polymerase (Evidence 1a: Function from experimental evidences in the studied strain; PubMedId: 12137951, 12644484, 15469515, 16045613, 25713353; Product type e: enzyme): protein MPGKSRIIFHIDMNSFYASVEMAYDPALRGKPVAVAGNVKERKGIVVTCSYEARARGVKTTMPVWQAKRHCPELIVLPPNFDRYRNSSRAMFTILREYTDLVEPVSIDEGYMDMTDTPYSSRALETAKEIQSRLQKELLLPSSIGIAPNKFLAKMASDMKKPLGITILRKRQVPDILWPLPVGEMHGVGKKTAEKLKGLGIHTIGELAAADEHSLKRLLGINGPRLKNKANGIHHAPVDPERIYEFKSVGNSSTLSHDSSDEEELLGVFRKLAASVSDRLQRKEVMASKLFIMIRYADWRTITRSTTLRNPIDQKNDILKEAEHLFFKHWNKNPVRLLGITGTDLVEKEQAYKQLDLFSFNEDAKDEPIQQMMEKLNKKYGTKLIRKGATLKKEESKTKGTSFNKDFFQDEKKS from the coding sequence ATGCCGGGAAAGAGCCGAATTATTTTCCATATTGATATGAATAGCTTTTATGCGTCGGTTGAAATGGCATATGATCCGGCTCTCCGGGGAAAGCCGGTCGCAGTTGCCGGAAACGTAAAGGAGCGAAAGGGCATTGTGGTAACATGCAGCTACGAAGCAAGAGCGCGCGGCGTCAAAACAACGATGCCGGTTTGGCAAGCGAAGCGCCATTGTCCTGAGCTCATCGTTCTTCCGCCGAACTTTGACCGCTATAGAAACTCTTCACGAGCGATGTTTACCATTCTTCGTGAATATACTGACCTAGTGGAGCCTGTCTCCATCGACGAAGGCTATATGGACATGACCGATACACCATACAGCAGCCGCGCTCTAGAGACGGCAAAAGAAATCCAAAGCAGGCTGCAAAAAGAGCTGCTGCTCCCGTCAAGCATAGGGATTGCACCGAATAAATTTCTCGCTAAGATGGCGTCTGATATGAAAAAACCGCTTGGAATTACGATCTTAAGAAAGAGGCAAGTGCCCGATATCCTGTGGCCGCTTCCTGTTGGAGAGATGCACGGAGTCGGCAAAAAGACAGCGGAAAAACTGAAGGGACTCGGCATCCATACAATCGGAGAGCTAGCTGCAGCTGATGAACACTCGCTGAAGCGCCTGCTTGGCATCAACGGTCCGCGCCTTAAAAATAAAGCAAATGGCATTCACCATGCGCCGGTTGACCCGGAGCGCATTTACGAATTTAAAAGCGTCGGCAACTCATCGACACTTTCCCATGATTCCAGTGATGAAGAAGAGCTGTTAGGCGTTTTTAGAAAGCTTGCCGCTTCTGTGAGTGACCGTTTACAGCGCAAGGAAGTCATGGCTTCGAAGCTTTTTATTATGATTAGATATGCGGATTGGAGAACCATCACAAGAAGCACTACGCTGAGAAACCCGATTGATCAAAAAAATGACATTTTGAAAGAAGCGGAGCACCTCTTTTTTAAACATTGGAATAAAAATCCTGTCAGGCTGCTTGGCATTACCGGAACGGATTTAGTAGAAAAAGAGCAGGCCTATAAACAGCTCGATTTGTTCAGCTTTAATGAAGATGCGAAGGATGAGCCCATTCAGCAGATGATGGAAAAGCTGAATAAAAAGTACGGTACCAAACTGATCAGAAAAGGGGCAACGTTAAAAAAAGAGGAGAGCAAAACAAAGGGAACAAGCTTTAATAAAGATTTTTTTCAAGATGAAAAGAAAAGCTGA
- the rnz gene encoding ribonuclease Z (Evidence 1a: Function from experimental evidences in the studied strain; PubMedId: 12682299, 12941704, 16336119, 17005971; Product type e: enzyme), which yields MELLFLGTGAGIPAKARNVTSVALKLLEERRSVWLFDCGEATQHQILHTTIKPRKIEKIFITHMHGDHVYGLPGLLGSRSFQGGEDELTVYGPKGIKAFIETSLAVTKTHLTYPLAIQEIEEGIVFEDDQFIVTAVSVIHGVEAFGYRVQEKDVPGSLKADVLKEMNIPPGPVYQKIKKGETVTLEDGRIINGNDFLEPPKKGRSVVFSGDTRVSDKLKELARDCDVLVHEATFAKEDRKLAYDYYHSTTEQAAVTAKEARAKQLILTHISARYQGDASLELQKEAVDVFPNSVAAYDFLEVNVPRG from the coding sequence GTGGAATTACTTTTTTTAGGGACGGGAGCCGGCATCCCCGCCAAGGCGAGAAATGTAACGTCGGTGGCATTAAAATTGCTTGAAGAAAGGCGTTCGGTATGGCTTTTTGACTGCGGGGAAGCCACACAGCATCAAATTTTACATACAACGATTAAACCTCGTAAAATAGAGAAAATCTTTATTACACACATGCACGGCGATCATGTATACGGACTTCCGGGGCTTCTGGGGAGCCGTTCCTTTCAAGGCGGAGAGGACGAGCTGACAGTGTACGGACCTAAAGGGATCAAGGCGTTTATTGAAACAAGCCTTGCCGTCACGAAAACCCATTTGACATATCCGCTTGCGATCCAGGAAATTGAAGAAGGAATCGTGTTTGAGGACGATCAGTTTATTGTCACAGCGGTATCTGTTATTCATGGAGTGGAAGCCTTCGGGTACCGTGTGCAGGAAAAAGACGTACCGGGTTCCTTGAAGGCTGACGTATTAAAAGAAATGAACATCCCGCCCGGACCTGTATATCAGAAAATCAAAAAAGGCGAAACGGTAACGCTTGAAGACGGACGAATCATCAATGGGAATGATTTTCTGGAGCCTCCTAAAAAGGGAAGATCTGTTGTGTTCTCCGGTGATACGAGAGTAAGTGACAAACTAAAAGAGCTTGCGAGGGATTGTGATGTGCTTGTTCATGAAGCAACCTTTGCTAAGGAAGACCGTAAACTTGCTTATGATTATTATCACAGTACAACGGAACAAGCGGCTGTAACAGCGAAAGAAGCAAGAGCGAAGCAGCTCATTTTAACCCATATCAGCGCAAGATATCAGGGAGATGCTTCTTTGGAGCTTCAAAAAGAAGCGGTTGACGTTTTCCCCAATAGCGTGGCGGCATATGATTTCTTAGAGGTAAACGTCCCGCGAGGCTGA
- the gndA gene encoding NADP+-dependent 6-P-gluconate dehydrogenase (Evidence 1a: Function from experimental evidences in the studied strain; PubMedId: 15231785, 15755726; Product type e: enzyme) → MSKQQIGVIGLAVMGKNLALNIESRGFSVSVYNRSSSKTEEFLQEAKGKNVVGTYSIEEFVQSLETPRKILLMVKAGTATDATIQSLLPHLEKDDILIDGGNTYYKDTQRRNKELAESGIHFIGTGVSGGEEGALKGPSIMPGGQKEAHELVKPILEAISAKVDGEPCTTYIGPDGAGHYVKMVHNGIEYGDMQLISESYFILKQVLGLSADELHEVFAEWNKGELDSYLIEITADIFTKKDEETGKPLVDVILDKAGQKGTGKWTSQSALDLGVPLPIITESVFARFISAMKEERVKASGLLSGPEVKPVTENKEELIEAVRKALFMSKICSYAQGFAQMKAASEEYNWDLKYGEIAMIFRGGCIIRAAFLQKIKEAYDREPELDNLLLDSYFKNIVESYQGALRQVISLAVAQGVPVPSFSSALAYYDSYRTAVLPANLIQAQRDYFGAHTYERTDKEGIFHTEWMK, encoded by the coding sequence ATGTCAAAACAACAAATCGGCGTTATCGGACTTGCGGTCATGGGTAAAAATCTGGCTTTAAATATCGAAAGCCGGGGATTTTCTGTTTCTGTTTACAACAGATCAAGCAGTAAAACTGAGGAGTTTTTACAGGAGGCAAAAGGAAAAAATGTTGTTGGCACTTACAGCATTGAAGAATTTGTCCAATCCTTGGAAACACCGCGCAAAATCTTATTAATGGTTAAAGCGGGAACTGCAACAGATGCGACAATTCAATCTCTTCTTCCTCATCTAGAGAAGGATGATATTTTAATTGACGGCGGTAATACATACTATAAAGATACACAGCGCCGTAACAAAGAACTCGCTGAAAGCGGCATTCATTTTATCGGAACAGGCGTTTCCGGCGGAGAAGAAGGAGCGCTTAAAGGACCTTCTATCATGCCTGGCGGACAAAAAGAAGCACATGAGCTTGTAAAACCGATTCTTGAAGCCATTTCTGCAAAAGTTGACGGAGAACCTTGTACGACATATATCGGTCCGGACGGCGCCGGCCATTACGTAAAAATGGTGCACAACGGAATTGAATACGGAGATATGCAGCTGATCTCTGAATCATATTTCATTCTGAAACAGGTGCTGGGCCTTTCTGCTGATGAGCTTCATGAAGTTTTCGCTGAATGGAATAAAGGTGAGCTTGATAGCTACCTGATTGAGATTACGGCTGACATCTTCACAAAAAAAGACGAAGAAACAGGCAAACCGCTTGTTGATGTGATTCTTGATAAAGCAGGCCAAAAAGGAACAGGAAAATGGACAAGCCAAAGCGCACTTGACTTAGGCGTTCCGCTTCCGATTATTACTGAATCTGTATTCGCACGCTTTATCTCAGCTATGAAGGAAGAGCGTGTAAAAGCGAGCGGACTTCTTTCAGGACCAGAAGTGAAGCCTGTTACAGAAAATAAAGAAGAGCTGATTGAAGCGGTCAGAAAAGCGTTGTTCATGAGTAAAATCTGTTCATACGCGCAAGGATTTGCCCAAATGAAAGCTGCTTCTGAAGAATACAACTGGGATCTGAAATATGGTGAAATCGCTATGATCTTCCGCGGTGGTTGCATCATTCGCGCGGCATTCCTTCAGAAGATCAAAGAAGCTTACGATCGCGAGCCTGAGCTTGACAACCTGCTTCTTGACAGCTATTTCAAGAATATTGTAGAAAGCTATCAAGGAGCGCTTCGCCAAGTGATTTCACTTGCAGTTGCCCAAGGTGTGCCGGTGCCATCATTCTCAAGCGCATTAGCCTACTATGACAGCTACCGCACAGCCGTACTGCCTGCAAACTTAATCCAAGCACAGCGCGACTACTTTGGCGCTCATACTTATGAGCGTACTGACAAAGAAGGCATCTTCCATACTGAATGGATGAAGTAA
- the zwf gene encoding glucose-6-phosphate 1-dehydrogenase (NADP-dependent) (Evidence 1a: Function from experimental evidences in the studied strain; PubMedId: 1704005, 19779711, 26129872; Product type e: enzyme) yields the protein MKTNQQPKAVIVIFGATGDLAKRKLYPSIHRLYQNGQIGEEFAVVGVGRRPWSNEDLRQTVKTSISSSADKHIDDFTSHFYYHPFDVTNPGSYQELNVLLNQLEDTYQIPNNRMFYLAMAPEFFGTIAKTLKSEGVTATTGWSRLVIEKPFGHDLPSAQALNKEIREAFTEDQIYRIDHYLGKQMVQNIEVIRFANAIFEPLWTNRYISNIQITSSESLGVEDRARYYEKSGALRDMVQNHIMQMVALLAMEPPIKLNTEEIRSEKVKVLRALRPIAKDEVDEYFVRGQYHAGEIDGVPVPAYTDEDNVAPDSNTETFVAGKLLIDNFRWAGVPFYIRTGKRMKEKSTKIVVQFKDIPMNLYYGNENNMNPNLLVIHIQPDEGITLYLNAKKLGGAAHAQPIKLDYCSNCNDELNTPEAYEKLIHDCLLGDATNFAHWDEVALSWSFVDSISETWAANKTLSPNYESGSMGPKESDDLLVKDGLHWWNI from the coding sequence GTGAAAACAAACCAACAACCAAAAGCAGTAATTGTCATATTCGGTGCAACTGGAGATTTAGCAAAACGAAAATTGTATCCGTCTATTCACCGTTTATATCAAAACGGACAAATCGGAGAAGAGTTTGCAGTGGTAGGAGTTGGAAGAAGACCTTGGTCTAATGAGGATCTTCGCCAAACTGTTAAAACATCCATTTCCTCATCTGCAGATAAGCATATAGATGATTTCACGTCTCATTTTTACTATCACCCGTTTGACGTGACAAACCCTGGTTCTTATCAAGAGCTAAACGTATTGCTTAACCAGCTGGAAGATACATATCAAATTCCTAACAACAGAATGTTCTACTTGGCAATGGCTCCTGAATTCTTCGGAACGATTGCAAAAACATTAAAATCAGAGGGTGTAACAGCTACAACCGGCTGGTCCCGCCTTGTCATCGAAAAACCGTTCGGCCATGATCTGCCAAGCGCACAGGCATTGAATAAAGAAATCCGCGAAGCATTTACGGAAGATCAAATTTACAGAATCGACCATTATCTAGGCAAACAAATGGTTCAGAACATTGAAGTGATTCGATTTGCCAATGCGATTTTCGAACCGCTTTGGACAAACCGCTACATTTCAAACATTCAAATCACATCTAGCGAATCACTAGGCGTTGAAGACCGCGCAAGATATTACGAAAAATCAGGCGCCCTTCGCGACATGGTGCAAAACCATATTATGCAGATGGTTGCCCTTCTTGCAATGGAGCCGCCTATCAAATTGAACACAGAAGAAATCCGCAGCGAGAAAGTGAAGGTGCTGAGAGCACTGCGTCCTATTGCAAAAGACGAAGTGGATGAATACTTTGTGCGCGGACAATATCATGCTGGTGAAATTGACGGTGTACCGGTTCCTGCTTATACAGATGAAGATAATGTCGCTCCTGACTCCAATACAGAAACCTTTGTTGCCGGCAAGCTCTTGATCGACAACTTCAGATGGGCTGGTGTTCCATTCTACATCAGAACCGGAAAACGAATGAAAGAAAAGTCCACAAAAATTGTCGTTCAATTTAAGGACATTCCGATGAACCTGTACTACGGTAATGAAAACAACATGAATCCGAACTTGCTTGTCATTCATATTCAGCCTGACGAAGGCATTACGCTTTACTTAAATGCTAAAAAGCTTGGCGGAGCAGCACACGCACAGCCAATCAAACTCGATTATTGCAGCAATTGCAATGACGAGTTGAACACCCCTGAAGCATATGAAAAACTAATTCACGACTGTCTTCTTGGCGATGCAACAAACTTTGCACACTGGGATGAAGTTGCCCTTTCTTGGAGCTTTGTCGACTCTATTTCTGAAACATGGGCAGCAAACAAAACCTTATCTCCTAACTACGAATCAGGCTCAATGGGACCGAAAGAATCTGATGATCTTTTGGTGAAAGACGGCTTACACTGGTGGAACATATAA
- the yqjM gene encoding NADPH-dependent flavin oxidoreductase (acting on cinnamaldehyde-related compounds) (Evidence 1a: Function from experimental evidences in the studied strain; PubMedId: 12660247, 15249051, 15890652, 20011599, 20461254; Product type e: enzyme): MARKLFTPITIKDMTLKNRIVMSPMCMYSSHEKDGKLTPFHMAHYISRAIGQVGLIIVEASAVNPQGRITDQDLGIWSDEHIEGFAKLTEQVKEQGSKIGIQLAHAGRKAELEGDIFAPSAIAFDEQSATPVEMSAEKVKETVQEFKQAAARAKEAGFDVIEIHAAHGYLIHEFLSPLSNHRTDEYGGSPENRYRFLREIIDEVKQVWDGPLFVRVSASDYTDKGLDIADHIGFAKWMKEQGVDLIDCSSGALVHADINVFPGYQVSFAEKIREQADMATGAVGMITDGSMAEEILQNGRADLIFIGRELLRDPFFARTAAKQLNTEIPAPVQYERGW; encoded by the coding sequence ATGGCCAGAAAATTATTTACACCTATTACAATTAAAGATATGACGTTAAAAAACCGCATTGTCATGTCGCCAATGTGCATGTATTCTTCTCATGAAAAGGACGGAAAATTAACACCGTTCCACATGGCACATTACATATCGCGCGCAATCGGCCAGGTCGGACTGATTATTGTAGAGGCGTCAGCGGTTAACCCTCAAGGACGAATCACTGACCAAGACTTAGGCATTTGGAGCGACGAGCATATTGAAGGCTTTGCAAAACTGACTGAGCAGGTCAAAGAACAAGGTTCAAAAATCGGCATTCAGCTTGCCCATGCCGGACGTAAAGCTGAGCTTGAAGGAGATATCTTCGCTCCATCGGCGATTGCGTTTGACGAACAATCAGCAACACCTGTAGAAATGTCAGCAGAAAAAGTAAAAGAAACGGTCCAGGAGTTCAAGCAAGCGGCTGCCCGCGCAAAAGAAGCCGGCTTTGATGTGATTGAAATTCATGCGGCGCACGGATATTTAATTCATGAATTTTTGTCTCCGCTTTCCAACCATCGAACAGATGAATATGGCGGCTCACCTGAAAACCGCTATCGTTTCTTGAGAGAGATCATTGATGAAGTCAAACAAGTATGGGACGGTCCTTTATTTGTCCGTGTATCTGCTTCTGACTACACTGATAAAGGCTTAGACATTGCCGATCACATCGGTTTTGCAAAATGGATGAAGGAGCAGGGTGTTGACTTAATTGACTGCAGCTCAGGCGCCCTTGTTCACGCAGACATTAACGTATTCCCTGGCTATCAGGTCAGCTTCGCTGAGAAAATCCGTGAACAGGCGGACATGGCTACTGGTGCCGTCGGCATGATTACAGACGGTTCAATGGCTGAAGAAATTCTGCAAAACGGACGTGCCGACCTCATCTTTATCGGCAGAGAGCTTTTGCGGGATCCATTTTTTGCAAGAACTGCTGCGAAACAGCTCAATACAGAGATTCCGGCCCCTGTTCAATACGAAAGAGGCTGGTAA